The Spinacia oleracea cultivar Varoflay chromosome 2, BTI_SOV_V1, whole genome shotgun sequence DNA segment ggttaattatgctactaccgAATTAAAAACCTTGCATTGTTCGGATTAAAAAAACTAGTCAACTACTTCAATTATACGTAGACACGTAGTATATCTTTATACCAAATCTCTACCTAGTCTATCTATATCTgttatttaaaaaggaaaaccacaAACGATTAGACGACATGTGTCACCCCATCTTTCATCcacaaaatttgttttttttcttccaaTTTTTCCTTTGCTTGTTTGTTATACGaagcattttacagtttttatacctctttcacttcatcctccttattcaacatcaattcaccatttagTTTATTTATTCATTCAACATCTTCCACTTCATCTCCCTCTTTTACATTAACCATCTattttatacttcctctgtttcaaaaaaattgcaacactttgaCTATCACGTTTGCCAAAGTATAACTTTGACCTAATTATTTCTAATTATcttgttttaaaagttaatatTATGAAAGTACATAATGAGACCAATTCAACGACATTTTACTCGATAACATTTGCTTTTTATAGATTAGTAAAATATATGGTCAAAGTTGGTATATAAATAGTGGCAAAACTAAAAGTGTTGCAAATTTTTTGAAACGAGGGAAGtatatttttttcaacttttaaaaTCCAACcctatataaatcatatattcccaTTAGAATCACAAGCCCTCAATAAAATTAGCACTTTAAAAGACATCTTAACAAACACTATATAATTGCCCGTTTATTGAATTAAGACCTTAGACCTTAGATCTTAGATGAAGGTCTTGCATGCTATCTGTCACAGAGGGCCTGGTTAGACAATTTCAGTGACCATAATGAAGCATCTGAATCTTTTGAATCTTTTTATGTTTACAGACGTCGTGAATCTGCTTTCATGGCCTCTCTTGAGAACATTAATCGGATATCTGAGGATATGACATTGGATGACATTGCTAAACTTCGTCCTTATCCGTTGTACGTGGAGGAAAATGTTCCTTCGGGTTCGTCTACTCCTTTTTATCTGCTGGTATGTGTTATGGGCCTTTGTATGCAGAGCTAAATGGTGAGTGGTTGGGTCGTGCAACCAGGCTTGACTACGCTGGGGTTGGCAATGACTTCTATGCTATGCCAGAGGGTTATTGTCTGGTCTTGCCAGATGTGTCTGCTCGTATCACTCATCCCCCTCTAGGTCATATTGGCATGTATGCTCACAACCACGACTATGGGCTCCGCTTTCCTCTAGATACGTCTCTTGTTAAAATACTCAAGGCTTTTAACAATTTCCTCGCCCAATTTCACCCCTTGTTGTTCGGGGTTTGATCTGCTACTTATGGGTTGTCGTTTCAAGGGTTTACCAGATACTTTCTCTTTGCAAACGCCTCCATCGTCTCCGTACTTCTTCTACCTCCCCTGAGGTTGTGGGTTGGTATTCTCTGTATTCTGCGAAGTTGAAAATGACTTCTCTTGGTACCCCTACTGGGGTGAAGAACTGGAACGACCGCTTATCTAAGGACTATCCAGCCCCAATGGGGTTTGTCCAGCCTCGTATGCGCATGGCAGGTATTGATACGCTGGTTGGTCTGCTTCAAGAAGACGAGGCCTTTGCTTGGTTTAAGATCGTTCATGCTGTCACGGAGTCAGGGAAGGGCCTACCATGCCCAAAAATTGGCTTCCCCCTTCCAATTATATTTTGCGCAACGACATGCTCTCTACTGTGTTTTTATGCAACACCGACCCTCAAGGTTGGTTTTTTTTCTCCCCCATTTTTTTCATCTTTTCTCTCTATTTCTCTCTATTTCTtctcttcttttctctttttttattattttattctttcatttttctttaacGCTTGTTCTCATAATGTTCTGCGCCTAACCGATTGTTCTGGATTGGTGCAGGTCTTCAGTTCGTGAACCTGGAGGCTATAGGTCTAGGTCCGAATGAGGAAATTTTAACCAACGAGCCTGTTGACGCTTCGGCATAGGAGGCGTATAAAACGCTTGCTGAAATGGCTACCAGTGGTCAGCGTGCTCCTATTCGCGGTCGATACAATTCGATGTGGTGGGACTAGCAGAGGAAGTTCTATTATCCGCGGTGATGACTCTGGGCGGGTTAGCTCTGGCCGCGAGTCGACCCCAATCCCTCCTCTTGCTCGAACTACTCCCTCTAAAACAATAATTGGATCATTGCCCTGTCAAGCAGAGTAAACgtaagctaacctcgggggtttaaccgagtAAACCCCTTCCAATGCTTAAGTCAGCAAGTGTATAAGAAATCTTAAGAGaaagaaagtagagagaaggtggAGAAAGTACCAAGAATATGTGGGGGTTATAGGCGTACAATTCTATACTTTGACCTACTCAGATGTCTCCATGTGTGTGACGGCGATGTATTTACTTTTGTCGTCTAGCCTGTAATTCCTTTGGACTTATGTTGTTCTGCGAGGTATGGCCTACCTCTGTGAGTTTGGTCTGCCCTGGGGCCTTTGATCTGCTAGACCAACACCACTTGGTTTTGACCTCCCGACCTTGCCCATAACTTTGGTCTGCTCTGGGCTTGTAGCTTTGCTTTGCTACCTAAGGTTTGTCTCTACTAATAAGACTTCATACAGTTCTGATGATCTTCATGTCCAAAGGGAGTGGGTACTACGATGATGATCTTCTTGTTGTTCTTGACTCTTTAAGATTACAGAATTCAGAAGTCTAACGATGAAATCAGCATCCCAAGTTTGTCAAACTGCATAACTGGGTCAACTGATCAAATTATTTGACAACCTGACAAAAAGGAGCTCCTACATTAAAGGCCATGACTTGAATTCCTAGATGTTATGATTACTGCATTTCGGAATGAAAGGTGGTCGATAGAGAGGTGAGGCGTCCAGAAGCTTAACATAAAGTATATACAGAGtcaataaaagtcaaactataaaaaaaaaattaaggtaaTTGGAGGTAATAATAAGGGGATGAAGAATAAGCTAGTGTTTGTAAGAAGAAATTAAAAGGGGAATAGTTACCCTCCTCACCAATGGAGTAATAGTTACCTAGTTACCCACCATCTCACCAAGGTGATTATTACcccatctatacctagtctataaaaaGGAAGACCATTGATTGTTAGACGACACGTATTACCTGTATCTTTCATCCACACGTGTCACCTCCATCTTTCATCCaattcttttttccttttgttgtttgttatacgaagtatttatttTACATATTCAACACCTCTTCCACTTGATCTTTCTCCTTTAAcatcaatttactaattcatatattcattcaacGTCTTGCACTCCATCTCCGgcactcaatattaattcaccatctaatttatatattttcaacttttaaatttcacctctatataaatcatatattcccactaaaatcacctctataatcaacactttaaaataCGGCTTAACAATGACTATATAATCGGTCGTTCATTGATCGGGATCAAAAGCTAGTTTAAGGTAATAGCTTCCccctcccttctcctcacaagtcacaacaacACAACACCACCCTCTttgcaaccacctcaattcaccttcattttccttttattaacCCCTTGATCTATTAGACTATTACACTCAATTCAAACATGGCCTAAATGGGTTCCCCCTTGATCTATTAGACTATTACACTCAATTCAAACATGCCCTAAATGAGAAGCCAATCATTTGGAAGACTGAGTAAAATGAAAAAGATGGAAACGTATACGGAGTACTAACAGCAAAGGCTCGAAGTGATTGGGTTGGAGCTTATACCGAACTCTCACTTGGGTCCCAAGTGTTTTTCAAATTATGCAATCAAAATCTGTGTGTCATTCATATTCTATACACAATCAGGCAAAAATGCCCAAAACTAGACTTGTTAAAATTTTGGTACTACTGTCGTCTGTCACAAATCACAATAGCAACGCAAGGAATTCATGGTGGGACGCGTTGTATGGAGTACAAGTAACCAATCTAGGGGCTCACAATGCACAATGCACAATGCACAAGCACAATTGCACAAACGATGTGGCAGTCCTAAACACACTATTCTAGCTCAGCCAATGAGTCTCAAATGAGAGTTGAGACACAGAACGGATGCCCCGTTGGATAAGTTAAACACAAGTTGAAACTAAGACCAAGCAGAAAACtggaaaaacataaaagataACTAGAAAAATATCCAGTCTAAATTCTAGACTAGGCTCTTAATGAAGACACCAGACATGCCCCCATGCTTGGTTGCATCGACACACATTTTGTTTCGATAAGATGAAAGTAAAATGTTTTTGTTTCATAAGCTCTAACAATAGGAATAGGATGTAAGAAGGTTAGGAATTTCCTCAGGACCTCAGCAGAAGCATGAGTAAGCATTCTATGCTAGTACATATGCTTCATTAAGCAAGTTTCGTAACTAGCCAATACTTTCTCTTCTTGCCTTTTATATTTGTGCAAGAACCACTTAATTTTCCAAGTTTCATACACACTGACAAATATGCAAACACAGGAGGATTGTGCTCATCTGAACATGCAAAATATCATTGGACTCCAGTTGAGTAGTTGACGTGAAAAATCATTTCTGCTACTTGAACCCACAAGTGTGGGAACCTTCTGTTATTGCAAAAATTACCCCCCGGGTCAAGGAACATAACAAGACACCGCTAAATGTAAGTGGCAAAATGTTCACCTAAGTGCTTTCAAAATGCTACAAAGTCTCATCCGGGAACAGATAATTTCAcaaatttaaacataacaaaTGCTATAAAACCATAGATCAATTCTGCCTCACTATCGTCAGAAATTAAGCAATCCCCCGCCACCTAGAAAATCCCCTGTAATATTAGCTTCAAACACCTAAAATGGAGAAAAAACCAACTTTTGCATCAAATCCAGCTAAAACTGCGGATGTTAGGTGATATTCCCAAGTATATATACCTTATGTGGAGGTCTATTAAAATCTAACACTAGAACAAAACCTCATCTTTCGAAGAAATCAAATATCCTATCACATAAAATAAGACCAGGTAACTGAGGAAATCTCAAACAACAACCAAGTCAGTGCAATTTGGACGCTAACACGTTTTATTGGTACACATTTATTATGTTATGGGTTTTGCTTTATTGGTACAAACAAAATATGGTAGTCATCATCACCAATAACAAACAAATTTGTACCAGCTTGTTAGCCTCCAAAATGTACAAGCCCGGATATGTTTCTAGCCAACCTCCCAGTTAATACGATATATCTGCAACTCTTCCCAAATTCTAAATATTCAACAATGATGCAGCATTCATATTTACCATTTCAACCTGTAACATCACCAAATATCAACATAATCGAAGCTAAACACACCCAAAATTCGTTAAACAAATACAAATTTATTGCAACTTTGTTCAGTATTTATGACAATTCACACCAAAACCATCATAAATCCAATAGCAAGACAACTTCTATAAATCCATCCGTAACAAAAGGGCAAAGAACTGATCTTAGAAACATTCAACCCggaaataggagagagaaaaagaaggaCCTCGAAAGATCTAAAAGCGATGAGACAGTTTCTCCTTCTCCAGGTACCACTGAACATAGGAGTACACTCCGACGAGAGGTCCGAGCAAAAGGGTGGTGCTGATATAATTCTCCGTCACCTTGTGGCTAAGTTTTCCGGGAAGATCTTTC contains these protein-coding regions:
- the LOC110804465 gene encoding cytochrome b-c1 complex subunit 8; this encodes MGKIPVKMKMVQYALSPYQQKVMPGLWKDLPGKLSHKVTENYISTTLLLGPLVGVYSYVQWYLEKEKLSHRF